In the genome of Fulvivirga maritima, one region contains:
- a CDS encoding tetratricopeptide repeat protein: MKMLLVAASLLISLVSFGQSAEELLDAGYEQYTEGNYEKAVELFEKAVKVDDQNAEGYYLLGVCQSQLGENKEAITNYDKAITLSPQYAEAYYEKGYSYFTMKQYEKAIEFFSKAIQYKLDYVEAYVNRGSVYCLTGQGGKAKQDWTTARGYGAEFPELDCE, translated from the coding sequence ATGAAGATGCTATTAGTGGCTGCTAGCCTGCTCATTTCATTGGTTTCTTTCGGACAGAGTGCAGAGGAACTATTGGATGCAGGCTATGAGCAATATACAGAAGGAAATTATGAAAAGGCAGTAGAGCTGTTTGAAAAGGCTGTAAAAGTAGATGATCAAAACGCTGAGGGATATTATTTATTAGGCGTTTGTCAGTCACAGTTAGGTGAAAATAAAGAAGCTATTACTAACTATGATAAGGCCATAACGCTCTCTCCTCAATATGCCGAAGCTTATTATGAAAAAGGCTATTCTTACTTTACTATGAAACAGTATGAAAAGGCCATTGAATTTTTCAGTAAGGCTATTCAGTATAAATTGGACTACGTAGAAGCTTATGTAAATAGGGGGAGTGTATACTGCCTTACTGGCCAGGGAGGTAAAGCAAAACAAGACTGGACTACCGCTCGTGGTTATGGTGCCGAATTTCCGGAATTAGACTGTGAATAA
- a CDS encoding phenylacetic acid degradation b, with product MNNSLDPRINRLNIDEYPADLTRKVPLDQFGTYEVFTQSKAEQPYQHEGIVHAPNAEMAFIFAKEQFSRRMTCSGLFVVETKNIFVTATTENNINIYHQVSDHSPASGEPEQYEFFHLMKRGKQHQHVGSIEARNAQEALALAKPAFAEEDPVLNVWVIKTQDILFTSEEDAIIWNTLPDKKFRSASAYKASDKIKAFKESQKSVL from the coding sequence ATGAATAATTCACTAGATCCGAGAATAAACAGATTGAACATAGATGAATATCCCGCTGATCTCACTCGTAAAGTACCGTTAGATCAATTCGGGACATATGAGGTATTCACTCAAAGTAAAGCTGAGCAGCCATACCAACATGAAGGAATAGTGCATGCTCCTAATGCGGAAATGGCTTTTATCTTCGCTAAAGAACAATTTAGCCGGCGTATGACTTGTTCTGGCCTTTTTGTGGTGGAGACCAAAAACATATTTGTAACTGCCACTACTGAGAATAATATAAACATATACCATCAGGTTTCTGATCATTCTCCAGCGTCAGGTGAGCCTGAGCAATATGAGTTTTTCCACCTTATGAAAAGAGGCAAGCAGCACCAGCATGTCGGTTCCATAGAGGCAAGAAATGCCCAGGAAGCTTTAGCGCTGGCCAAACCAGCATTCGCTGAAGAAGACCCCGTTCTTAACGTGTGGGTAATCAAAACTCAAGACATACTCTTTACTTCAGAAGAAGACGCTATTATTTGGAACACCCTGCCTGACAAAAAATTTAGAAGTGCTTCTGCCTATAAAGCTTCTGATAAAATAAAGGCATTCAAAGAATCTCAAAAATCCGTTTTATGA
- a CDS encoding T9SS type A sorting domain-containing protein: MWLLLLRGKKQNNTPVNSTRRDPNKALNAPQENHSENFVSLGFGGSITLELGNRVYDDGSAEPEIIVVETSYGRADEMCYSATGNSYPEQAHVELSADGIQWYSLPNVYCRTSFLDIKPAVDQGMAYAKFIKITDASDPNLFPGSADGYDLDGLITCREDVALAKTDITNARPDNSEETFDPDFVNEAPDELKTKGLTVYPNPLKGEMISVEVNGIAPGNMQIEVIDMLGKLKMVNTQQATDENQLIQLNLRNFESGTYLIRVTTADNISTQKLIIQ, from the coding sequence ATGTGGTTGCTTTTACTCCGGGGGAAAAAACAAAATAACACCCCTGTAAATAGTACTCGTAGAGACCCGAATAAAGCACTTAATGCTCCACAGGAAAATCACAGTGAGAATTTTGTGTCTCTGGGGTTTGGCGGAAGCATTACTTTGGAGCTGGGCAACCGAGTGTATGATGATGGTAGCGCGGAGCCTGAAATAATTGTGGTAGAAACTAGTTATGGGCGTGCTGATGAAATGTGTTATAGTGCTACAGGCAATTCATATCCTGAGCAGGCGCATGTAGAGCTTTCAGCAGATGGTATTCAATGGTATAGTTTGCCTAATGTTTATTGCAGAACTTCCTTTTTAGATATAAAGCCGGCAGTAGATCAAGGCATGGCTTATGCCAAATTCATAAAAATTACAGATGCATCAGATCCTAACTTGTTCCCAGGAAGTGCCGATGGCTATGATTTGGATGGACTGATCACTTGTCGTGAAGATGTGGCCTTAGCTAAAACAGATATAACTAATGCCAGACCTGACAATAGTGAGGAGACTTTTGATCCTGACTTTGTTAATGAGGCACCAGATGAGCTCAAGACTAAAGGCTTAACTGTATATCCCAATCCATTAAAGGGGGAGATGATTAGTGTAGAGGTTAATGGAATAGCTCCTGGTAATATGCAGATAGAGGTTATAGATATGCTGGGTAAATTGAAAATGGTTAATACCCAACAAGCTACAGATGAAAATCAACTGATTCAATTAAATTTACGTAATTTCGAAAGCGGAACTTATCTGATAAGAGTTACAACGGCTGACAATATCAGTACCCAAAAATTGATAATACAATAA
- the paaC gene encoding 1,2-phenylacetyl-CoA epoxidase subunit PaaC: MNTDAVKELLFKIADDQLIIGHRNSEWTGMGPILEEDIAFSSMAQDKIGQSYALYQLLHELGEEEPDQIAFMRKADLFKNCQLTELPNGEYDHSLIRHFLFDTAEIIRFGYLAQSSYTPLAQLAKKIQGELRYHTMHANTWIKQLGTANEESILRLQYSLDQLLPFALGIFEPSPFENILIEEQIFVGEKVIMEKWQEQIMKIINETDLVISSFSAPAIYGGRFGHHTEHLNQLLEEMSEVFRIDPAAEW, encoded by the coding sequence ATGAATACTGATGCTGTAAAAGAATTACTCTTTAAAATTGCGGATGATCAACTCATAATTGGTCATAGAAATAGCGAATGGACAGGCATGGGGCCTATTTTGGAAGAAGACATTGCTTTTTCATCTATGGCCCAAGATAAGATTGGCCAAAGCTATGCTTTATATCAGCTGCTCCATGAATTAGGTGAAGAAGAGCCAGATCAAATAGCTTTTATGAGAAAAGCCGATCTATTTAAAAACTGCCAACTTACCGAGCTGCCTAATGGAGAATATGATCACAGCCTTATCCGCCACTTTCTTTTTGACACTGCTGAAATTATAAGATTCGGATATCTGGCGCAATCATCATACACCCCTTTGGCACAATTAGCCAAAAAAATTCAGGGTGAACTGCGCTACCATACCATGCATGCTAATACCTGGATAAAACAACTGGGAACTGCCAATGAAGAAAGTATTTTACGACTTCAATATTCTCTAGATCAGCTCCTCCCCTTTGCCCTGGGCATATTTGAGCCTTCACCTTTTGAAAATATACTTATAGAAGAGCAAATTTTTGTTGGTGAAAAAGTAATAATGGAAAAATGGCAGGAGCAGATAATGAAAATAATCAATGAAACGGACTTGGTCATTTCATCGTTTTCGGCCCCCGCTATATATGGAGGACGGTTCGGCCACCATACTGAGCACCTTAATCAGCTGTTGGAAGAAATGTCAGAAGTATTTAGAATTGATCCGGCTGCAGAATGGTAA
- a CDS encoding glycosyl hydrolase produces the protein MKTLLLSLLIITALFSELNAQKYEAENGTLTGTSVASSRSGYSGSGYVTGFDQEGDQVAIEVSTSAAGLYELSIGYATDDYKENYILVNNENMGSMKFEASPTFLSQFFGKIFLEEGDNTITIRHFWGWTDIDYITITEATPADYSNFTNELVTENATDITKRLYKYLSDMYGEKIISGQQGSDWSNLQYVQDQTGKLPALRGFDFIDYSPSRVEHGLTSNETEEIIAWNNMGGLSTVSWHWNAPKDLIDEPGLEWWRGFYTEATTFDVSIAMNNPNSEEYELIIRDIDVIAEQLKVLQAQNIPILFRPLHEAEGGWFWWGAKGPEPCKWLWHLLFDRVVNHHNINNLIWIWTSTDAPDALDWYPGDDYVDIIGADIYLEAGDYSTNFSMFDNLVSQYEGEKIITLSETGTIPEPDDLESQAARWSWFCTWEGDFIKNGIYNSSAHLVEVYNHDYVITLDELPNISTYEGLTDESITAINLKHTTGFSIYPNPATSYVKVEIDNDEKGLIQLISMKGEVIYNTYTNGALFQLDLSSLPSGMYVLKVIQNESSYSEKLLKK, from the coding sequence ATGAAAACACTACTACTCTCATTACTCATTATCACAGCTCTATTTTCTGAACTGAATGCTCAAAAATATGAAGCGGAAAATGGAACACTTACAGGCACCTCCGTAGCTTCTTCCCGGTCTGGCTACTCTGGCAGCGGCTATGTTACCGGCTTCGATCAGGAAGGGGACCAGGTAGCCATAGAAGTAAGCACATCTGCCGCCGGCTTGTATGAACTCTCCATCGGTTATGCCACTGATGATTATAAAGAAAACTACATTCTGGTGAACAATGAAAATATGGGCAGCATGAAATTTGAAGCTTCCCCAACCTTTCTTTCTCAATTTTTTGGCAAAATCTTCCTTGAAGAAGGTGACAACACCATTACGATCAGACATTTCTGGGGCTGGACAGACATCGATTATATTACCATAACAGAAGCCACACCTGCTGATTATTCAAATTTCACGAATGAACTAGTGACCGAAAATGCTACCGATATCACCAAAAGGCTTTATAAATACCTGAGTGATATGTATGGAGAAAAGATCATTTCTGGTCAGCAAGGCAGTGATTGGTCCAACTTACAATACGTTCAGGATCAGACAGGCAAGCTACCCGCTTTGAGAGGTTTCGATTTTATTGATTATTCACCCTCACGAGTAGAGCATGGCCTCACATCTAATGAAACAGAAGAGATTATAGCTTGGAACAATATGGGAGGGCTATCTACCGTATCCTGGCACTGGAATGCTCCCAAAGACCTTATAGATGAACCCGGTCTGGAATGGTGGAGAGGATTTTATACCGAGGCCACCACTTTTGATGTGTCTATTGCTATGAATAACCCCAATTCTGAAGAATATGAATTGATTATTAGAGATATTGATGTAATAGCAGAACAGCTGAAAGTACTACAAGCACAAAATATACCTATACTATTTCGCCCGTTGCATGAAGCTGAGGGAGGCTGGTTTTGGTGGGGAGCTAAAGGGCCAGAGCCGTGCAAATGGCTATGGCATCTGCTGTTTGACAGGGTAGTTAACCATCATAATATCAATAATCTTATTTGGATATGGACTAGTACAGACGCACCTGATGCTTTGGATTGGTACCCCGGAGATGATTATGTAGACATTATAGGTGCTGATATTTATCTGGAAGCAGGAGACTACAGCACTAACTTTAGTATGTTCGATAATCTGGTGAGCCAATATGAAGGAGAAAAAATAATAACTTTATCTGAAACAGGAACCATTCCTGAGCCTGATGACCTGGAAAGCCAAGCAGCCAGATGGAGCTGGTTCTGTACCTGGGAAGGAGATTTCATTAAAAATGGCATCTATAATTCCTCTGCGCATCTTGTAGAGGTATATAACCATGATTATGTGATCACTCTGGATGAACTGCCTAATATAAGCACTTATGAAGGCCTCACTGATGAGTCAATTACAGCAATCAACCTTAAACATACTACGGGCTTCAGCATTTACCCCAACCCAGCCACAAGTTATGTGAAAGTAGAAATAGATAATGATGAAAAAGGCCTTATTCAATTAATCAGTATGAAGGGAGAAGTAATTTATAACACTTATACAAATGGTGCTCTGTTTCAATTAGACCTGAGCTCACTTCCATCAGGCATGTATGTGCTTAAAGTGATCCAAAATGAAAGCAGCTATTCTGAAAAATTACTCAAAAAGTAA
- the paaD gene encoding 1,2-phenylacetyl-CoA epoxidase subunit PaaD has protein sequence MEWLEQVKDPEIPVLSLVDLGVITKVEVNGYRVEITITPTFTGCPAIEYMKQDIIEVLNSYGIDYVDVNVSFENNWNTNMISEKGKKALKDFGLAPPPPHNLIFDIDILSHIECPNCGSKNTDLKTPFGPTACRSIHHCNDCKETFEQFKPL, from the coding sequence ATGGAATGGCTGGAGCAGGTAAAAGACCCTGAAATACCTGTATTATCTCTGGTAGACCTGGGTGTAATTACCAAGGTAGAGGTGAATGGCTACCGGGTTGAGATCACTATCACTCCTACTTTCACCGGATGCCCCGCTATTGAATATATGAAGCAAGACATTATAGAGGTGCTCAACAGCTATGGAATAGATTATGTAGATGTAAATGTTTCATTTGAAAATAACTGGAATACTAACATGATCTCCGAAAAAGGCAAAAAAGCCCTAAAAGATTTTGGGCTGGCTCCCCCTCCTCCTCACAACCTTATTTTTGATATTGACATATTATCTCATATAGAATGCCCTAACTGTGGCAGTAAAAATACAGATCTAAAAACCCCTTTTGGCCCCACGGCCTGCCGTTCTATTCACCATTGTAATGATTGCAAAGAAACCTTCGAGCAGTTTAAACCACTTTGA